A single genomic interval of Corylus avellana chromosome ca10, CavTom2PMs-1.0 harbors:
- the LOC132163453 gene encoding LOW QUALITY PROTEIN: IQ domain-containing protein IQM2-like (The sequence of the model RefSeq protein was modified relative to this genomic sequence to represent the inferred CDS: substituted 1 base at 1 genomic stop codon) translates to MGIYFSCPFAXYSDVQSGLESIVVKSISFGDDDAKTLVRSISSKSQDSETTILKSSGSGKMMIEAFVSFKNRKLEKMVSVKAPSLDKENHTPLASNSQQSKLMDNQSPGSDGGLVKIQPLPILDPAHPQHGAALKLQKVYKSFRTRRKLADCAVLVEQSWWKLLDFAELKRSSISFFDIEKHETAISRWSRARTRAAKVGKGLSKNDRAQKLALQHWLEAIDPRHRYGHNLHFYYVKWLHSQSKEPFFYWLDIGEGKEINIVEKCPRSKLQQQCIKYLGPKERLTYEVVVEDGMFLYKQSRELLHTTGEPNGAKWIFVLSTSMSLYVGKKKKGTFQHSSFLAGGATSAAGRLVIENGILKAVWPHSGHYQPTEENFKDFISFLKENKVDLRDVKMSPIDDEDELFGKQGSSIHLRTNSSEEDLTQKLSGSETEEANAEDLTPEKIDSMEEETAAALELPMSSRLSSLSSKLANLEIPKKHELYETLESEKQDVVPHRNSLLPESPVDGYETSDEGFTSEMDYMVREQKSFNEQHEESEVEIIPEESILKRISSHKGLLSYQLGKQLSCKWTTGAGPRIGCVRDYPSELQCRALEQMNLSPRSTARSRSCFTPRFISGLTPSSSGREMAASIVSPPLEKESFLRRIDQHSRTKSSPLIRGTSAPSIPDVL, encoded by the exons ATGGGAATTTATTTTTCCTGCCCATTTGCTTAATACAGTGATGTGCAAAGTGGCTTAGAATCTATTGTTGTGAAGTCCATCAGTTTTGGGGATGATGATGCCAAGACTCTCGTACGATCTATCAGTTCCAAAAGTCAAGATTCTGAAACCACAATACTGAAATCCTCAGGTTCTGGAAAGATGATGATAGAAGCATTTGTCAGCTTCAAAAATAGAAAGTTGGAGAAAATGGTCTCAGTCAAGGCTCCTTCCCTAGACAAAGAAAATCATACGCCCCTTGCATCAAACAGCCAACAAAGCAAACTGATGGATAATCAATCCCCAGGATCAGATGGTGGGCTGGTGAAGATCCAGCCATTGCCAATTTTGGATCCCGCCCACCCCCAGCACGGGGCTGCGCTAAAGTTGCAGAAAGTGTACAAAAGCTTCCGAACCAGAAGGAAGCTTGCAGATTGTGCAGTTCTAGTTGAGCAGAGCTG GTGGAAGCTCTTAGATTTTGCTGAACTCAAGAGAAGTTCTATATCATTCTTTGATATTGAGAAGCATGAAACTGCCATCTCACGATGGTCAAGAGCAAGAACCAGAGCTGCCAAG GTTGGAAAAGGTTTATCAAAGAATGATAGAGCTCAGAAGCTTGCTTTACAACACTGGCTTGAGGCT ATTGATCCCCGGCATCGGTACGGACATAATTTACACTTTTATTATGTTAAATGGCTTCATTCTCAGAGTAAAGAGCCCTTCTTCTACTG GCTGGATATAGGAGAAGGGAAGGAAATAAATATTGTTGAAAAATGCCCTCGATCAAAACTTCAACAGCAGTGTATCAAGTACTTGGGTCCG AAGGAAAGGTTGACCTATGAAGTTGTTGTGGAGGATGGAATGTTCTTATACAAGCAATCAAGGGAGCTCCTCCACACCACTGGAGAACCCAATGGTGCTAAGTGGATTTTTGTTCTAAGCACATCTATGTCCTTGTATGTTggcaagaagaagaaaggcaCTTTTCAGCATTCCAGCTTTTTGGCTGGAGGAGCTACATCTGCTGCTGGGAGATTAGTTATTGAGAATGGCATCCTGAAG GCAGTTTGGCCTCACAGCGGTCATTATCAGCCTACAGAGGAAAACTTTAAGGACTTTATCTCCTTCCTCAAAGAGAACAAGGTGGATCTCAGAGATGTAAAG ATGAGTCCAATTGATGACGAAGATGAACTGTTTGGCAAGCAAGGAAGCAGTATTCATCTCAGAACCAACTCATCCGAAGAGGACTTGACTCAAAAGTTGAGTGGCTCCGAGACTGAAGAGGCCAATGCTGAAGACTTGACTCCAGAGAAAATTGATTCAATGGAAGAAGAGACTGCTGCTGCATTGGAACTGCCTATGTCAAGCCGACTAAGCAGTCTCAGTAGCAAATTGGCTAATcttgaaataccaaaaaagcATGAATTGTATGAGACATTAGAGAGCGAAAAACAAGACGTTGTACCACATCGTAATAGTTTGCTACCAGAATCTCCAGTAGATGGTTACGAAACATCAGATGAAGGCTTCACTTCCGAGATGGATTACATGGTTCGAGAGCAGAAATCTTTTAACGAACAGCATGAAGAGAGTGAAGTGGAAATCATTCCTGAAGAATCAATTCTCAAAAGGATCAGTTCGCACAAAGGATTGCTGTCCTATCAACTGGGGAAGCAGTTGTCTTGCAAATGGACAACAGGAGCTGGACCTCGCATTGGCTGTGTAAGGGACTATCCGTCGGAGCTCCAATGCCGAGCTTTGGAGCAAATGAACTTGTCCCCAAGAAGTACTGCCCGTTCTAGATCATGCTTTACTCCTCGATTCATTAGTGGTCTGACCCCATCAAGTTCTGGTAGAGAAATGGCAGCAAGCATTGTGTCACCTCCACTCGAGAAAGAAAGTTTCTTAAGAAGAATCGATCAGCATTCAAGAACAAAGTCCTCCCCATTGATTAGAGGCACATCAGCACCTTCAATTCCTGATGTTTTGTGA
- the LOC132163455 gene encoding non-functional NADPH-dependent codeinone reductase 2-like codes for MGSIPELPLGSKASNGKTIPLVGFGTAEYPFGNSSETMREYILHAIKLGFRHFDTAALYQSEQLLGEAIDDALRLGFINSRDELFITSKLWCSAAHHHHVLPALHKTLNNLKLEYVDLYLIHFPVSIKPAGAYELPFKKEDLLPIDFKSVWEAMEECQKLGLAKSIGVSNFSCKKLETLLATSNIPPAVNQVEMNPLWQQKKLREFCEKMGIHITAYSPLGGKGTLWGTNRVMECEVLKEIAKANGKTVAQVSLRWVYEQGVSVLVKSFNKERMKENLDIFDWKLSPEDSQKISQIPQRKGFPGIEFTSDEGPYKSLSELWDGEI; via the exons ATGGGTAGCATTCCAGAGCTCCCACTGGGCTCTAAAGCCTCCAATGGAAAGACCATTCCACTTGTAGGCTTCGGCACTGCCGAATATCCTTTTGGCAACTCCTCTGAAACCATGAGAGAATATATTCTTCATGCAATCAAGCTGGGATTCCGACACTTCGACACTGCTGCTCTTTACCAGTCCGAGCAGCTTCTCGGGGAAGCCATAGATGATGCTCTCCGCCTTGGCTTTATCAACTCCAGGGACGAACTCTTCATCACTTCCAAGCTTTGGTGCAGCGCTGCTCACCACCATCATGTCCTCCCTGCTCTTCACAAAACACTCAA CAATCTGAAGTTGGAGTATGTTGATCTTTATCTCATTCACTTTCCAGTAAGCATTAAGCCAGCTGGGGCATATGAGCTGCCTTTTAAGAAGGAAGACCTCCTTCCCATAGATTTCAAGTCTGTATGGGAAGCAATGGAGGAGTGTCAAAAGCTTGGCCTGGCCAAATCAATTGGTGTAAGCAACTTCTCATGCAAAAAGCTTGAAACCCTACTTGCCACATCAAACATCCCTCCAGCAGTCAATCAA GTAGAGATGAACCCGCTTTGGCAACAGAAGAAGCTGAGAGAGTTTTGTGAGAAGATGGGAATACATATCACTGCTTACTCTCCCTTGGGAGGCAAAGGAACACTGTGGGGAACAAACCGGGTAATGGAATGTGAGGTGCTAAAGGAGATTGCCAAGGCAAATGGAAAAACTGTTGCTCAG GTTTCTCTAAGATGGGTATATGAGCAAGGAGTGAGTGTGCTTGTGAAGAGCTTTAACAAGGAGAGGATGAAAGAAAACTTAGACATATTTGATTGGAAGCTGAGCCCAGAGGATTCACAAAAGATAAGTCAAATTCCACAGCGTAAAGGATTTCCTGGAATTGAATTCACCTCTGATGAAGGCCCTTACAAGTCTCTTTCCGAGCTTTGGGATGGAGAGATCTAG
- the LOC132163682 gene encoding putative UPF0481 protein At3g02645, with product MSSELKAMEPPKPSYDQEWVIQISRALEEDLQDINAEGLPVSIFSVPKTLISLKPDAYTPQLMALGPYHHQRPELCEMEHHKLTSAKRVQKNLQQIKFCHLVNHIAQSDSTVRACYHRFLEFDQETLALIFAIDASFLLEYLQTYSPEMEEGSLMRISSKMAHLIDYTRRKTAHHAILRDVIKLENQIPLFLLREVHSFYPGEDHDEVFATMLMGFCKDLLPTKYINYQRFREECFGRAHLLQLLYYMVAPKFQLVPDCSEQEKPKESEEIGSVAEEVEISASHEMEVELSPLVEEIAIPSVTQLHKIGVNFCPTKGGLESINFDESCDKFYLPIIHLDDNSEVVLRNLVAYKACVAPEMMVFTRYTELMNGIIDDEEDVRILREAGIILNRLKSDGEVATLWNGMTKSVRATKVPVLDKTIEGANTYYSESWKVRMNVTMKKYVFASWPCLTFLAANILILMSTLQAACSMYNCSKIFKSL from the exons ATGTCTTCCGAGTTAAAAGCCATGGAACCACCAAAGCCTAGTTATGACCAAGAATGGGTCATTCAGATTAGTCGAGCCCTAGAAGAAGACCTACAAGACATTAACGCTGAAGGCCTTCCCGTGAGCATCTTCAGTGTACCCAAAACCCTAATATCTCTCAAACCAGATGCATACACTCCACAGCTTATGGCCCTTGGCCCATACCATCACCAGCGGCCTGAACTCTGCGAAATGGAGCACCACAAACTCACTTCAGCTAAAAGAGTGCAAAAGAATTTGCAACAAATCAAATTCTGCCACCTGGTCAACCATATTGCCCAAAGTGATAGCACTGTCCGCGCTTGCTACCACAGGTTCTTGGAGTTCGACCAGGAAACACTTGCGTTGATATTCGCCATCGATGCTTCCTTCTTGTTGGAGTATCTCCAAACCTACTCTCCCGAAATGGAAGAAGGCTCGCTTATGCGAATCTCTTCTAAGATGGCACATTTGATCGACTATACAAGGAGGAAAACCGCACACCACGCCATCCTCAGAGATGTTATTAAGCTGGAAAACCAAATCCCTCTCTTTTTACTCAGAGAAGTCCACAGTTTTTATCCGGGTGAAGATCATGACGAAGTATTTGCCACCATGCTGATgggtttttgcaaagatctattgCCCACCAAGTACATTAATTACCAACGTTTCAGAGAAGAATGCTTCGGGAGAGCTCATTTGCTACAACTTCTCTACTACATGGTTGCGCCAAAGTTTCAACTTGTACCTGATTGCAGTGAGCAGGAGAAGCCTAAAGAGAGTGAAGAGATTG GCAGCGTGGCCGAAGAGGTGGAAATTAGTGCATCTCATGAGATGGAAGTCGAGTTAAGTCCTTTGGTCGAAGAGATTGCAATCCCAAGCGTGACACAGCTTCATAAAATTGGTGTCAATTTTTGTCCAACAAAGGGTGGCTTGGAATCCATAAATTTCGACGAGTCTTGTGATAAATTTTACCTTCCGATTATTCATTTGGATGATAACTCGGAAGTTGTGCTGAGGAACCTCGTGGCCTATAAGGCATGTGTTGCACCGGAGATGATGGTTTTTACACGTTACACGGAATTGATGAACGGAATAATTGACGATGAGGAGGATGTGAGGATTCTTCGAGAGGCAGGGATCATCTTGAACCGCCTCAAAAGCGATGGAGAAGTGGCAACGCTTTGGAATGGCATGACGAAGTCTGTGCGGGCAACGAAAGTTCCAGTTCTCGACAAGACCATTGAAGGTGCAAATACTTATTACTCAGAGAGTTGGAAGGTCAGGATGAACGTGACGATGAAGAAGTATGTCTTTGCTTCTTGGCCATGTCTTACGTTTTTAGCAGCAAACATTCTGATATTGATGTCTACTCTTCAGGCTGCTTGCTCCATGTACAATTGCTCCAAAATTTTCAAGTCGCTGTGA
- the LOC132163456 gene encoding non-functional NADPH-dependent codeinone reductase 2-like: MSSIPELPQGSEASNGKTIPLVGFGTAEYPFGNSSETMREYILHAIKLGFRHFDTAALYQSEQLLGEAIDDALRLGFINSRDELFITSKLWCSDAHHHHVLPALHKTLNNLKLEYVDLYLIHWPVSIKPGAYELPFKKEDLLPTDFESVWEAMEECQKLGLAKSIGVSNFSCRKLETLLATANIPPAVNQVEMNPLWQQKKLREFCEKMGIHITAYSPLGGKGTLWGTNWVMECEVLKEIAKAKGKTVAQVSLRWVYEQGVSVLVKSFNKERMKENLDIFEWKLSHEDSQKISQIPQCKGFPGIEFISDEGPYKSLSELWDGEI, encoded by the exons ATGAGTAGCATTCCAGAGCTCCCACAGGGCTCTGAAGCCTCTAATGGAAAGACCATTCCACTTGTAGGCTTCGGCACTGCCGAATATCCTTTTGGCAACTCCTCTGAAACCATGAGAGAATATATTCTTCATGCAATCAAGCTGGGATTCCGACACTTCGACACTGCTGCTCTTTACCAGTCCGAGCAGCTTCTCGGGGAAGCCATAGATGATGCTCTCCGCCTTGGCTTTATCAACTCCAGGGACGAACTCTTCATCACTTCCAAGCTTTGGTGCAGCGATGCTCATCACCATCATGTCCTCCCTGCTCTTCACAAAACACTCAA CAATCTGAAGTTGGAGTATGTTGATCTTTATCTCATTCACTGGCCAGTAAGCATTAAGCCTGGGGCATATGAGCTGCCTTTTAAGAAGGAAGACCTCCTTCCCACAGATTTCGAGTCTGTATGGGAAGCTATGGAGGAGTGTCAAAAGCTTGGCCTGGCCAAATCAATTGGTGTAAGCAACTTCTCATGCAGAAAGCTTGAAACCCTACTTGCCACAGCAAACATCCCCCCAGCAGTCAATCAA GTGGAGATGAATCCGCTTTGGCAACAGAAGAAGCTGAGAGAGTTTTGTGAGAAGATGGGTATACATATCACTGCTTACTCTCCCTTGGGAGGCAAAGGAACACTGTGGGGAACAAACTGGGTAATGGAATGTGAGGTGCTAAAGGAGATTGCCAAGGCAAAAGGAAAAACTGTTGCTCAG GTTTCTCTAAGATGGGTATATGAGCAAGGAGTGAGTGTGCTTGTGAAGAGCTTTAACAAGGAGAGGATGAAAGAAAACCTTGACATATTTGAGTGGAAGCTGAGCCATGAGGATTCACAAAAGATAAGTCAAATTCCGCAGTGTAAAGGATTTCCTGGAATTGAATTCATCTCTGATGAAGGCCCTTACAAGTCGCTTTCCGAGCTTTGGGATGGAGAGATCTAG
- the LOC132163683 gene encoding probable CCR4-associated factor 1 homolog 11, whose translation MPTENLLAYVWEFNFKDFDEHIHSHHINTIELLKDQEIYLDYNRVMGIDSLRFARLILKSGLLSNSRITWVTFHSDYDFGYFIKMLTGGEVLPLHESEFMDLIKSFFGKKAFDVKHMIKFCGDGVYAGLELEIVAKTLGLDREVGRAGSDSLLALQTFMKLKQKYFNGRSLSEFEHVLHGFT comes from the coding sequence ATGCCAACGGAAAATCTTTTGGCGTACGTTTGGGAGTTCAACTTCAAGGATTTCGACGAGCATATTCATTCTCACCATATTAATACCATTGAGTTACTGAAAGATCAAGAAATTTACTTGGACTATAACCGAGTTATGGGTATCGACTCCTTGCGCTTCGCCAGGCTAATCCTGAAGTCTGGCCTGTTGAGCAACTCCCGTATCACGTGGGTCACGTTCCATAGTGATTATGATTTTGGTTACTTTATAAAGATGTTGACTGGGGGAGAAGTGTTACCCTTACACGAGAGTGAGTTTATGGATCTAATCAAATCCTTTTTTGGTAAGAAGGCGTTTGACGTGAAGCACATGATCAAGTTCTGCGGCGATGGAGTCTATGCGGGCTTGGAATTAGAGATTGTAGCCAAGACTCTGGGGCTGGACCGTGAAGTCGGGAGGGCGGGTTCTGATAGTCTGCTTGCCTTGCAAACCTTCATGAAACTCAAGCAAAAGTATTTCAACGGACGTTCACTAAGCGAGTTCGAGCATGTTCTTCACGGTTTTACTTGA
- the LOC132163452 gene encoding IQ domain-containing protein IQM2-like, whose protein sequence is MGVYFSCPFAEYSDVESGLESIVVKSISFGYDDAKTLVRSVSSKSRDSETTILQSSGYGKMMIEASVSFNNRKLEKMVSVKAPSLDKENHTPLASNSQQSKLMDNQSPGSDGGLVKIQPLPILDPAHPQHGAALKLQKVYKSFRTRRKLADCAVLVEQSWWKLLDFAELKRSSISFFDIEKHETAISRWSRARTRAAKVGKGLSKNDRAQKLALQHWLEAIDPRHRYGHNLHFYYVKWLHSQSKEPFFYWLDIGEGKEINIVEKCPRSKLQQQCIKYLGPKERLTYEVVVEDGMFLYKQSRELLHTTGEPNGAKWIFVLSTSMSLYVGKKKKGTFQHSSFLAGGATSAAGRLVIENGILKAVWPHSGHYQPTEENFKDFISFLKENKVDLRDVKMSPIDDEDELFGKQGSSIHLRTNSSEEDLTQKLSGSETEEANAEDLTPVKIDSMEEETAAALELPMSSRLSSLSSKLANLEIPKKHELYETLESEKQDVVPHRNSLLPESPVDGYETSDEGFTSEMDYMVREQKSFNEQHEESEVEIIPEESILKRISSHKGLLSYQLGKQLSCKWTTGAGPRIGCVRDYPSELQCQALEQMNLSPRSTARSRSCFTPRFISGLTPSSSGREMAASIVSPPLEKESFLRRIDQHSRTKSSPLIRGTSAPSIPDVL, encoded by the exons ATGGGAGTTTATTTTTCCTGCCCATTTGCTGAATACAGTGATGTGGAAAGTGGCTTGGAATCTATTGTTGTGAAGTCCATCAGTTTTGGGTATGATGATGCCAAAACTCTCGTAAGATCTGTCAGTTCCAAAAGTCGAGATTCTGAAACCACAATACTACAATCCTCTGGTTATGGAAAGATGATGATAGAAGCATCTGTCAGCTTCAACAATAGAAAGTTGGAGAAAATGGTCTCAGTCAAGGCTCCTTCCCTAGACAAAGAAAATCATACGCCCCTTGCATCAAACAGCCAACAAAGCAAACTGATGGATAATCAATCCCCAGGATCAGATGGTGGGCTGGTGAAGATCCAGCCATTGCCAATTTTGGATCCCGCCCACCCCCAGCACGGGGCTGCGCTAAAGTTGCAGAAAGTGTACAAAAGCTTCCGAACCAGAAGGAAGCTTGCAGATTGTGCAGTTCTAGTTGAGCAGAGCTG GTGGAAGCTCTTAGATTTTGCTGAACTCAAGAGAAGTTCTATATCATTCTTTGATATTGAGAAGCATGAAACTGCCATCTCACGATGGTCAAGAGCAAGAACCAGAGCTGCCAAG GTTGGAAAAGGTTTATCAAAGAATGATAGAGCTCAGAAGCTTGCTTTACAACACTGGCTTGAGGCT ATTGATCCCCGGCATCGGTACGGACATAATTTACACTTTTATTATGTTAAATGGCTTCATTCTCAGAGTAAAGAGCCCTTCTTCTACTG GCTGGATATAGGAGAAGGGAAGGAAATAAATATTGTTGAAAAATGCCCTCGATCAAAACTTCAACAGCAGTGTATCAAGTACTTGGGTCCG AAGGAAAGGTTGACCTATGAAGTTGTTGTGGAGGATGGAATGTTCTTATACAAGCAATCAAGGGAGCTCCTCCACACCACTGGAGAACCCAATGGTGCTAAGTGGATTTTTGTTCTAAGCACATCTATGTCCTTGTATGTTggcaagaagaagaaaggcaCTTTTCAGCATTCCAGCTTTTTGGCTGGAGGAGCTACATCTGCTGCTGGGAGATTAGTTATTGAGAATGGCATCCTGAAG GCAGTTTGGCCTCACAGCGGTCATTATCAGCCTACAGAGGAAAACTTTAAGGACTTTATCTCCTTCCTCAAAGAGAACAAGGTGGATCTCAGAGATGTAAAG ATGAGTCCAATTGATGACGAAGATGAACTGTTTGGCAAGCAAGGAAGCAGTATTCATCTCAGAACCAACTCATCCGAAGAGGACTTGACTCAAAAGTTGAGTGGCTCCGAGACTGAAGAGGCCAATGCTGAAGACTTGACTCCAGTGAAAATTGATTCAATGGAAGAAGAGACTGCTGCTGCATTGGAACTGCCTATGTCAAGCCGACTAAGCAGTCTCAGTAGCAAATTGGCTAATcttgaaataccaaaaaagcATGAATTGTATGAGACATTAGAGAGCGAAAAACAAGACGTTGTACCACATCGTAATAGTTTGCTACCAGAATCTCCAGTAGATGGTTACGAAACATCAGATGAAGGCTTCACTTCCGAGATGGATTACATGGTTCGAGAGCAGAAATCTTTTAACGAACAGCATGAAGAGAGTGAAGTGGAAATCATTCCTGAAGAATCAATTCTCAAAAGGATCAGTTCGCACAAAGGATTGCTGTCCTATCAACTGGGGAAGCAGTTGTCTTGCAAATGGACAACAGGAGCTGGACCTCGCATTGGCTGTGTAAGGGACTATCCGTCGGAGCTCCAATGCCAAGCTTTGGAGCAAATGAACTTGTCCCCAAGAAGTACTGCCCGTTCTAGATCATGCTTTACTCCTCGATTCATTAGTGGTCTGACCCCATCAAGTTCTGGTAGAGAAATGGCAGCAAGCATTGTGTCACCTCCACTCGAGAAAGAAAGTTTCTTAAGAAGAATCGATCAGCATTCAAGAACAAAGTCCTCCCCATTGATTAGAGGCACATCAGCACCTTCAATTCCTGATGTTTTGTGA